Sequence from the Helianthus annuus cultivar XRQ/B chromosome 13, HanXRQr2.0-SUNRISE, whole genome shotgun sequence genome:
ATCTTAGTCCTGGTAATTACTTGTATACATCATTTGTTATACACAACTTTTGTATATATAATACAATGTGTGACATTTTACTAAATGCACCCTTTCCCTATTGTAGGGTATAAGGGGTACGTTAAGTGTCGCCCTATTTTATCAAGTTGTTCAAGCTTTTAAACGTATTAGAAATGTAAAGATTTTTAAAAACGGAAAAACTTTGTATGTATATTAAGCTATAATAACTTCATTGTTTACAAGATGTGACATTAACAATGCACCATGCTTTGTAGGGATTGATGCTATTATCACTAACTTCTTGGCTATTTCTGGTAAAACCTGCTGGGTGTGGAGATGGAGAAAAACATTGTATTCCAACATCATCAAAGGGAACAATGATGTTTTATTTATCAATCTACATGGTTGCATTAGGCTACGGCGGTCACCAGCCAACGTTGGCAACTCTTGGTGTAGACCAATTTGATGAGTCCAACAAAAAATATATCGAAAAAGGCGCCAAGGGGGCTTTCTTTGCCTACTTCTATGCTGCACTCAACATCGGATCTTTGTTCTCGAACACCATTCTCGTGTACTATGAAGATATTGGTCATTGGACAATAGGGTTTTGGGTGTCTATGGGGGCCGCAATTATAGGTTTGTTATCTTATTTGTGTGGTTCGTTTCATTATCGGCATGTTAAGGCGTCTGGAAACCCTCTGCCACGCGTTGCTCAAGTATTTGTCGCAGCGTGTCGGAAATGTAAAGTTCGTGTTGATGATGAGAAGCAGTTGTATGAAGTTGAAGGCTCGCATTCGGCTATAAAAGGAAGTCGAAAGATTCTTCATAGCGAGGAGTTCAAGTTAGTCGATAACAACTTATTTAACCTTTCTAGCATACTTTTAGTTTATATAAATTTTCGTATTAGTAGCTCGTTTAGAAACAATAATGGTACTTCTAATTTTTTTTCAATCTTCTTGTATTTTAGGTAGTTCGTTACCCTGTTATAGCTTAACTAGGTTAACGAACTTCCTACAAATACAAGCTAGAAACACCTAAAAGTACAACCTAGGAATCTTGTACTATTATTCTCTTTTGAAACAACTATTTCCAAAAGAAGAAAAAACTTTATAACCCTTTTAGTATGGGTTAAAACGACCTGCTCTAACGTTAACGTTACTGTTAACGTTTCAGGTGTCTAGATAAGGCGGCGGTAGTGACGAACAACGATTTATCAGGCCCGCATAACCACTGGAGACTATGCACAGTAACACAAGTAGAAGAAGCAAAATGCGTCATAAGAATGCTCCCAATCTGGCTCTGCACGATCATATACTCCGTCATATTCACTCAAATGGCATCACTATTCGTCGAACAAGGCGCAGTCATGAATTCCCACATTGGAAACTTCAGGTTACCAGCTGCCAGCATGTCGGTGTTTGACATCTTCAGCGTCCTAATCTGCACCCTCATCTACCAGAAAGTGTTAATCCCGTTAGCTGGACGGGTAAGCGGAAACCCTAAAGGGATAACCGAGCTTCAACGAATGGGAGTTGGTCTGATCATTGGACTTTTCGCAATGGTTGCGGCTGGAGTCACTGAGGTCGAGAGGCTAAAACGATCAATTCCTGGAGAACATACGAGCACGTTGAGTATATTCTGGCAAGTCCCACAATATGTGTTGGTTGGTGCGTCTGAGGTTTTTATGTATGTTGGACAGTTGGAGTTTTTTAACGGTCAGGCGCCTGATGGGATCAAGAGTTTTGGAAGCTCGTTGTGCATGGCGTCGATATCACTTGGAAATTATGTAAGTAGCCTTTTGGTTCATATGGTGATGACTATCACGGCTAGAGGAGATGAAGACGGGTGGATACCGGAGAATTTAAACGATGGTCATATGGATAGGTTTTATTTCTTGATTGCGATTTTGACCGTGTTTGACCTTGTGATCTATGTTTATTGCGCTAAGAAGTATAAGTGCATTAGCGTTGAGGGAAGTGATAATGAGCCGAAGAAGGAGGAGATCTAGTTCGTGAAGCGGTTTGGAATTCAGCGTTATAGGGTTTAAGGTTTATGGTTTATGGTTTTAGTTGTTGTTTcgtgtttggtttgttttgagACTTGTTGATACCGTTTAGAGACGGTTGAGATTGTGGTTTGGtcataaatgaataaattgagtcttataaatgaataaatttgAATAATATAAATGAGGGATAAGAAGTTATAGGGCTAAGTGTAATGCTTGAACTAAAGAGACTTATTCTACACACAAAGGAATGCAAAATGGCACAATTAGACTTCCATGAATTTTGAGACTTATAAAAGCATGTTACAGCTAACAGGGTTAAAGAAGTGTAACACCCACAATTTTGAAGACTAACTTAAAACTTAAAAACATCATATTTATAAAAGTTGTCCCAAAAATCTTCAAATTTAAACAAGAGGTTACATATTAACATTGTACCATAACCTATTTACGAGTGGGGAATAAGTCTTGGCATTGCAACTTTTAACAAAATAAATGTCATCGACGTATGAAGCAAACTCAACGAATGTGGTATGGGCATGTTGCTTCCTTGACTCGCTATAGTGTTTGCTTAGCGGAAGCTAGCTCACATGGAAGCTGGTCCCAAAGATGACGACATCTAACCTACAATGGATCTCTCGGATTAGAGTATCCTACAACATAGTACAACCCTCTTGGATGAGACTCGGGTGAGCTTCTCCATG
This genomic interval carries:
- the LOC110898663 gene encoding protein NRT1/ PTR FAMILY 7.1, which translates into the protein MASNNVPLEICMIPQESVQNKPKRKVGGWGPAFLLLANQALATFAFFGVGVNLVLFLTRVMDQGNADAANTVSKWTGTVYLCSLLGAFLSDSYWGRYLTCMIFQVILVLGLMLLSLTSWLFLVKPAGCGDGEKHCIPTSSKGTMMFYLSIYMVALGYGGHQPTLATLGVDQFDESNKKYIEKGAKGAFFAYFYAALNIGSLFSNTILVYYEDIGHWTIGFWVSMGAAIIGLLSYLCGSFHYRHVKASGNPLPRVAQVFVAACRKCKVRVDDEKQLYEVEGSHSAIKGSRKILHSEEFKCLDKAAVVTNNDLSGPHNHWRLCTVTQVEEAKCVIRMLPIWLCTIIYSVIFTQMASLFVEQGAVMNSHIGNFRLPAASMSVFDIFSVLICTLIYQKVLIPLAGRVSGNPKGITELQRMGVGLIIGLFAMVAAGVTEVERLKRSIPGEHTSTLSIFWQVPQYVLVGASEVFMYVGQLEFFNGQAPDGIKSFGSSLCMASISLGNYVSSLLVHMVMTITARGDEDGWIPENLNDGHMDRFYFLIAILTVFDLVIYVYCAKKYKCISVEGSDNEPKKEEI